GACGACAGTAATCGGAAAAAATCAGAAATCCACCAGAATAGGGAATAAGACCTCCATGCAATGCTATACCATTCATAGCAGCTGCCATTGCATGTTCTCGAATGCCATAGTGTATGAATCGTCCTGAAAAATCAGTAGATGAAACAGCCATCGTTTGACTAGTTTTTGTATTACTAGAGCTTGTTAGATCTGCTGAACCACCAACAGTCTCAGGAATAGTACTATTAATAGTTTCTAACACGAGCTGTGATGCTTGCCTTGTCGCTATTTTTTTTTGGTTTGCGAATAATGTTCTTTTGTACTTCTGGATAGCATTATTGAATCTGAAAGGGAGATCACCTCTTATTCTGCGTTCAAATTCTCCACGAACTTCTGAATCAATGTTCTGAAATATTTTCTGCCAAGATTTTCTCTTTTGTGTATTGCGAAGACCCGCTATACGCCATGCATCGCAGATATCAGCAGGAATATCAAATGAGTCAGACGTCCAATCTAAAGCCGACCTCATCCTTGCAATTTCATCCGTTCCTAATGGAGAGCCATGACTAAATGAGGTACCGGCTTTTGTTGGGGCACCAAACCCAATTGTGGTTTTGCAAGCAATCATAGTTGGCTTATCCGAATCTTGAGCGAATCGGATAGCATCTGCAATTTCATCATGGTTATGTCCTTGCACGCAAATTGTATTCCATTTGCTAGCTTGAAACCGTATAATTTGATCTGTAGAATCAGACAAAGAAATAGGACCATCAATAGAAATATTGTTATCATCCCAAAGAACAATCATCTTTCGTAGATTCAAATGGCCCGCTAAAGAGATAGCTTCCTGGGATATGCCTTCCATCAAACATCCATCACCGACAAGACAATAAGTATAATGGTTAACCAAATGATCACCAAATTCTTTCCTTAAACGCCGTTCAGCTATAGCCATGCCAACAGCGTTGCCGATACCTTGTCCTAGTGGGCCAGTTGTTGTTTCTATACCAGCTACATGGCCATATTCTGGGTGACCTGCAGTAAGGGAATCGATTTGGCGAAATTTTTTGATCTCTTCAAGGTTTATATCTTTATAACCAAGCAAAAAAAGGAGTGAATACAGAAGCATTGATCCATGTCCTGCAGAAAGAATAAACCGATCTCGATCGGGCCAGTTTGGGGTTTTCGGATCAAATGCCATAAACTGTGTAAACAAAACTGTCGCTATGTCGGCAGCTCCCATGGGAAGTCCTGGATGGCCAGAATTTGCTTTTTGAACAGCATCAGCAGAGAGAAAACGTATGGCATCTGCCATACGTTTTTGTTTTTGGGTATGATTCATAAGAGCCTATAGCTATATTGCACGGGTTTTATTCCTCAGTCTAGGAGTCTAGGGGTAGGGAAAGCAAACGAGAAAGTTCATTTTTGAAAAAATGAGATACCAATTAAGAGAGGAAGGAATACCACTGGGGACAAGTAAGTCAATCGTGTTCATTGATTGTGGCATAACTCATTGAAGTCTCTTGATCAACAGATCAAGTAGTGAACAAAAAAATCAATCATCTCTGTGATGCAGAAATTGTCTGTTATAATTATTTTGGTTTTATTTCACTCTCATTGTAATAATGAACTTCAAACAATTCAAGAAATAGCAATATCATCATAGAAATGAATTTCAATTAAGAGTTAAATTTATAGGTATAAAGAACTAAATAAATTGACGACTCGTTGACATTTTTTCTTGAATTGACAAGTTCAATATCACTTAAAAATTCTGGATCATCGACTCAATGAACTGGCATACAAATACTGAGATGATATTATGAAGTCTGAGGCCTTTGGTTTTCTGATAGAACAGGCAATGGAATCATTTAACTCAGCTGTAGCAGGTCTTTCTAAAGTAGTGGATTTGCACATCGAAAAAAACCATAAAGTGGTTGATAGCAAAGAAGAAGTCCAGCGCTTAGCATCAGAAAGTGCGAATCTGGCTAGAAGCTTAGATGAAGCAGAAACACGTGCTAAGTGCTTAGCTGAAACAAACAGAGAAGTTTCTCATCGCTTGGTCAAAGCAATGGAACTGGTTCGAGTGGCTTTAGATAAACAGCTGTTGAATTAAAATTCCACATCCCCTTTTAAAAGTGTCAAAATGTCTCATGTTGCAGTTAAAATTAACGGAAAAATTTACCGCATTGCCTGCGATGAAGGTCAAGAAGAGCATCTTCTTGATCTAGCTCATCGCTTTAACATGTATATTGAAAATTTAAAAAGTTCTTTCGGTGAGATAGGAGATCAACGTTTGATTGTAATGGCAGGAGTTTTGATTATTGACGATCTGGTAGAGATGACGCATAAACTGAGAGTAATTGAACAAGAACTTGCAGATATCAAAAATATTACGAAGAATGTCTTTGATTTAAACCAGGCTCGTGAAATTAAAATCGTTGAATCGATAAACAATGCTTCGGCTCAAATAAGGAAAATAACAAAAAAATTGTCAGCCTCTCTTTAGAGTTTCATACTGATACAGTGTTGCCACGGAATTGAATCCGAATCTTAATGTTCTAGAAAAATGAGTTCGTTGTACCATCTAAAGAGAGAAATTCGCTACAATCTTCTTAAGAAGCGTGATGAGATTTCCCCTTCACAACACACTAGATTTTCATTAGCTGCAGCTAGAAATGCTAATAAAATTAATGCCTTATCAAATGGAAAAAACATTTCTGGAACTATTATTTCTGCTTTTAATTCCATTCATTCCGAGATTGATACAAGACCCTTGATTTCATCACTCTTAAAACGAAAAGCTCGTTTATGTCTGCCCGTTGTTATTGACAGTATTAGGATAGAGTTCAGAGAAATATCGGAAGATATGAAACTTATAAAATCTCGCTTAGATACATTTGGCCCTCCTTTGAATCCAGAGATTCTAGTCATACCTTTAAGTGGTTTTGATCGACGCGGGGGGCGCATTGGATATGGAGCAGGTTTGTACGATCGGGCCATTATCAAGTTACGCACCCAGATATACAGTCAGAAGAGTGTCATAAAGCCTTTATTATGTGGTTTTGCCTTTTCTATACAAGAAGTTCAGAAAATTCCAATGGACAAGCACGATCAATTTCTTGACTACATCGTTACTGAGATTGAGGTTATCGATTGCCTGTTATATCGAAAAATTAAAGGTTATGAGGGCGGTTTCGATCTATGCGAATTCTCTTCTTAGGTGATATGGTCGGCCGAACTGGACGAGAGGCAGTCATAAAATCTTTGCCTGATTTATCGCAAAAACTAAAACTAGACTTCATT
Above is a genomic segment from Candidatus Endowatersipora endosymbiont of Watersipora subatra containing:
- the tkt gene encoding transketolase, which translates into the protein MNHTQKQKRMADAIRFLSADAVQKANSGHPGLPMGAADIATVLFTQFMAFDPKTPNWPDRDRFILSAGHGSMLLYSLLFLLGYKDINLEEIKKFRQIDSLTAGHPEYGHVAGIETTTGPLGQGIGNAVGMAIAERRLRKEFGDHLVNHYTYCLVGDGCLMEGISQEAISLAGHLNLRKMIVLWDDNNISIDGPISLSDSTDQIIRFQASKWNTICVQGHNHDEIADAIRFAQDSDKPTMIACKTTIGFGAPTKAGTSFSHGSPLGTDEIARMRSALDWTSDSFDIPADICDAWRIAGLRNTQKRKSWQKIFQNIDSEVRGEFERRIRGDLPFRFNNAIQKYKRTLFANQKKIATRQASQLVLETINSTIPETVGGSADLTSSSNTKTSQTMAVSSTDFSGRFIHYGIREHAMAAAMNGIALHGGLIPYSGGFLIFSDYCRPSIRLAALMGIRVIHVMTHDSIGLGEDGPTHQPVEQLASLRAIPNLMIFRPADAVETTECWQIALQSKEIPSVIALTRQDVSPIRRTFEDQNLSSHGAYEVAASRDEAIISIFASGSEVEIAFSAKQNLDKRGFPTRVVSVPCFELFAEQSIEYRTSVIGSAAIKVGVEAAVRQGWDPLIGSDGIFIGMSSFGVSGPYKEVYKKFGITADFIVKTVLKKLKLEGSDTSVS
- a CDS encoding DUF4164 family protein; its protein translation is MKSEAFGFLIEQAMESFNSAVAGLSKVVDLHIEKNHKVVDSKEEVQRLASESANLARSLDEAETRAKCLAETNREVSHRLVKAMELVRVALDKQLLN
- a CDS encoding cell division protein ZapA; translation: MSHVAVKINGKIYRIACDEGQEEHLLDLAHRFNMYIENLKSSFGEIGDQRLIVMAGVLIIDDLVEMTHKLRVIEQELADIKNITKNVFDLNQAREIKIVESINNASAQIRKITKKLSASL
- a CDS encoding 5-formyltetrahydrofolate cyclo-ligase; protein product: MSSLYHLKREIRYNLLKKRDEISPSQHTRFSLAAARNANKINALSNGKNISGTIISAFNSIHSEIDTRPLISSLLKRKARLCLPVVIDSIRIEFREISEDMKLIKSRLDTFGPPLNPEILVIPLSGFDRRGGRIGYGAGLYDRAIIKLRTQIYSQKSVIKPLLCGFAFSIQEVQKIPMDKHDQFLDYIVTEIEVIDCLLYRKIKGYEGGFDLCEFSS